One segment of Herbaspirillum hiltneri N3 DNA contains the following:
- a CDS encoding TRAP transporter large permease: protein MPLNRPVGNMLGSVQYWLEKSVEVLTAGVLVAEVVLLFIGIIARSVLHSSLIWSDELASILFLWLAMLGSALAVQRSCHMRLTFFVSKMSPRAQAWAETLAVGVTAVLLVMMIHPSFDYVEDQGFVETPALGWSGMVRALAVPVGFLIAFVSCALRLMHHKKSDILTVAALLAVIAGACYLGAPMFTAMGQSALPIFFIGLLGAAVMTGAPIAFAFAIATCAYLLTTTTTPVVIVVGRMDEGMSSLILLAVPMFVLLGQLVHATGLARVMVEFLAALVGHVRGGMSYVLLGAMLLVSGISGSKTADMAAVAPVLFPEMRKRGMQDSELISLLAASGAMSETIPPSLVLIAIASVTGISIAALFTAGIMPAFVLAIVLAVVAWWRAGSDHVATNRAPIKRVLKTFAIAVPALLLPFVIRTAVVEGVATATEVSTIGIAYSLIVGLIIYRGSLKWHMALPILVQTAALSGAILFIVGAASAMGWALTQSGFSHDLAAMMTAVPGGATGFLLVSIAAFIVLGSVLEGIPAIVLFGPLLFPVARQLGIHEIHYAMVVILAMGLGVFAPPFGLCYYAACIIGEVKPEVALKRIWLYLGMLLLGLIAITFIPWISIGFL, encoded by the coding sequence ATGCCATTGAACAGGCCCGTCGGCAACATGCTGGGCAGCGTGCAGTACTGGCTGGAAAAATCGGTGGAAGTCCTCACCGCCGGCGTACTGGTCGCCGAGGTGGTGCTGCTGTTCATCGGCATCATCGCGCGCTCGGTGCTGCACAGCTCGCTGATCTGGAGCGATGAACTGGCATCGATCCTGTTCCTGTGGCTGGCGATGTTGGGGAGCGCGCTGGCAGTGCAGCGATCCTGCCATATGCGCCTCACATTCTTTGTATCGAAAATGTCACCGCGCGCGCAAGCGTGGGCGGAGACGCTTGCGGTAGGCGTCACCGCCGTACTGCTCGTGATGATGATCCATCCCAGCTTTGACTATGTCGAGGACCAGGGTTTCGTCGAAACGCCTGCGTTGGGCTGGAGCGGCATGGTACGGGCGCTGGCTGTACCGGTTGGGTTCCTGATTGCCTTCGTGAGTTGTGCGCTGCGCCTGATGCATCACAAAAAAAGCGACATCCTTACGGTAGCAGCGTTGCTGGCGGTCATCGCCGGGGCCTGTTACCTGGGGGCGCCGATGTTCACTGCCATGGGACAAAGCGCGCTGCCGATCTTCTTCATCGGCTTGTTGGGTGCGGCAGTCATGACCGGTGCCCCAATCGCCTTCGCCTTTGCGATTGCGACCTGTGCGTATCTGCTCACCACGACGACCACGCCGGTGGTGATCGTCGTGGGCCGCATGGATGAAGGCATGAGCAGCCTCATCCTGCTGGCGGTGCCGATGTTCGTGCTTCTGGGGCAGTTGGTGCATGCGACCGGCCTGGCGCGCGTGATGGTGGAATTTTTGGCGGCTCTGGTCGGCCACGTCCGAGGCGGCATGTCGTATGTACTGCTGGGCGCTATGCTGCTGGTATCCGGCATCTCCGGCTCCAAAACCGCAGACATGGCCGCAGTGGCGCCGGTGCTGTTTCCCGAAATGCGCAAACGCGGCATGCAGGACAGCGAGCTCATTTCCTTGCTGGCCGCCTCCGGGGCGATGAGCGAAACCATTCCGCCGTCGCTGGTCCTGATCGCGATTGCGTCCGTGACTGGAATATCGATCGCGGCGCTGTTCACCGCCGGCATCATGCCCGCCTTCGTCCTGGCGATCGTGCTGGCCGTAGTCGCCTGGTGGCGTGCCGGATCGGACCATGTCGCGACCAATCGCGCACCGATCAAACGCGTGCTAAAAACCTTCGCCATCGCCGTGCCTGCCCTACTGCTGCCCTTCGTCATCCGTACCGCAGTAGTGGAAGGCGTGGCGACTGCGACCGAAGTATCCACCATCGGTATTGCCTATTCGCTCATCGTCGGCCTGATCATCTATCGCGGCAGCCTGAAGTGGCATATGGCGTTGCCGATTCTGGTGCAGACGGCGGCACTGTCCGGCGCCATTCTCTTTATCGTCGGCGCAGCCAGCGCGATGGGATGGGCATTGACGCAATCCGGTTTTTCACATGACCTTGCAGCAATGATGACCGCCGTGCCGGGCGGGGCAACCGGCTTCCTGCTGGTTTCCATCGCGGCCTTCATTGTCCTCGGCAGCGTACTGGAGGGCATCCCGGCGATCGTGTTGTTCGGCCCTTTGCTATTTCCGGTGGCACGCCAGCTCGGCATCCATGAAATCCACTACGCGATGGTCGTAATCCTTGCGATGGGGCTTGGCGTTTTTGCTCCTCCGTTTGGCCTGTGTTATTACGCCGCCTGCATCATCGGCGAAGTAAAACCGGAAGTGGCGCTGAAACGCATCTGGCTCTATCTGGGAATGCTGCTCCTGGGATTGATTGCAATTACCTTCATTCCCTGGATATCAATCGGCTTTCTTTAA
- the pstB gene encoding phosphate ABC transporter ATP-binding protein PstB yields MTTQTSATADKKSTIEISQLNFYYGGFQGLKNINLNIFEGKVTAFIGPSGCGKSTLLRTFNRMYDLYPGQRAEGKIMYAGNNILEPGQDLNMLRAKVGMVFQKPTPFPMSVYDNIAFGIRLYENLPKGEMDERVEWALNKAALWGEVKDKLNKSGLSLSGGQQQRLCIARGVAVKPEVLLLDEPTSALDPISTAKVEELIGELKNDYTIAIVTHNMQQAARCSDYTAYMYLGELMEFGETDQIFMNPARKETQDYITGRFG; encoded by the coding sequence ATGACTACGCAAACATCCGCAACAGCAGACAAGAAATCGACCATCGAAATTTCGCAGCTGAATTTCTACTACGGCGGTTTCCAGGGCCTCAAGAACATCAACCTCAATATCTTCGAAGGCAAGGTCACCGCCTTCATCGGCCCGTCGGGCTGCGGCAAGTCGACCCTGCTGCGCACCTTCAACCGCATGTATGACCTGTATCCGGGTCAACGTGCCGAAGGCAAGATCATGTACGCCGGCAACAACATCCTCGAACCGGGCCAGGACCTGAACATGCTGCGCGCCAAGGTCGGCATGGTGTTTCAGAAGCCGACGCCGTTCCCTATGTCGGTCTACGACAACATCGCCTTCGGCATCCGCTTGTACGAAAACCTGCCCAAGGGCGAAATGGACGAACGCGTCGAATGGGCCCTGAACAAGGCCGCGCTGTGGGGTGAAGTCAAGGACAAGCTGAACAAGAGCGGCCTGTCCCTGTCGGGCGGTCAGCAACAGCGCCTGTGCATCGCCCGCGGCGTCGCGGTCAAGCCGGAAGTGCTGCTGCTGGATGAGCCGACTTCGGCGCTGGATCCGATCTCGACCGCCAAGGTGGAAGAGCTGATCGGCGAACTGAAGAACGACTACACCATCGCCATCGTGACGCACAACATGCAGCAAGCGGCGCGCTGCTCGGATTACACCGCCTACATGTACTTGGGCGAATTGATGGAATTTGGTGAAACCGACCAGATTTTCATGAATCCGGCGCGCAAGGAAACCCAAGACTACATTACCGGCCGTTTTGGATAA
- the ppk1 gene encoding polyphosphate kinase 1 yields the protein MTRKEKPDDNAHTEINPTAIYLNRELSQLAFNRRVLAQAENKQIPLLERLRYLCICSSNLDEFFEVRIASLLANRIEGEHIDPPELSAALERTSIECHQIVARQYELLNKDILPQLAHKGIHLLRHEDRNEAQRAWVKQYFEQNVRPLLTPIGLDPAHPFPQVLNKSLNFIIELSGKDAFGRGTAIAIVKAPRVLPRVIRLPDGLSDKKGVSFCLLSSVIHAHIAELFTGREITAYSQFRVTRNSDLWVDEEEVKNLRQALQTELQSRQFGVGVRLEVANNCPEHLAQFLLEQFSIERNRLYAVKGPVNLVRLSELVDLVSEPALRFPPFAQTLPPHLQNENIFAVLKKRDVLLHHPFQSFQPVVDFIRTAAQDPSVMAIKQTIYRTGMNSDLMEALIHAAQRGKEVTVIVELMARFDEEANINWAVKLEQAGAQVVYGVVGLKTHAKIALVIRREDNALHFYAHLGTGNYHPTTTKFYTDFGLLTSHRELTAEVNEVFIHLTTLTKPRTLSYLWLAPFSLQKEIIRAIRNEAQIAREGRPARIIAKMNALLDESVIRALYAASADGVKIDLIVRGACALRPGVAGLSENIRVRSVIGRYLEHSRIYYFRNDLAHDVYLSSADWMNRNLFRRIEVAFPILDKSLKKRIITEGLDPYLKDNTNAWHLNCDGVYVQKKPRTRQAAFSAQAHLMHTLGIAVPGEE from the coding sequence ATGACCAGAAAAGAAAAACCGGACGATAACGCACACACAGAAATCAATCCGACCGCCATTTACCTCAACCGCGAACTGTCCCAGCTGGCGTTCAATCGCCGGGTGCTGGCGCAGGCCGAGAACAAGCAGATTCCGCTGCTGGAGCGTCTGCGCTATCTGTGCATCTGCAGCAGCAACCTCGATGAATTCTTTGAAGTGCGCATCGCCAGCCTGCTGGCCAATCGCATCGAGGGCGAACACATCGATCCGCCTGAACTGAGCGCGGCGCTGGAGCGCACCAGCATCGAATGCCACCAGATCGTGGCGCGCCAGTATGAATTGCTGAACAAGGACATCCTGCCGCAACTGGCGCACAAGGGTATCCACCTGCTGCGCCACGAAGACCGCAACGAGGCGCAGCGCGCCTGGGTCAAGCAGTACTTCGAGCAAAACGTGCGGCCGCTGCTGACACCGATCGGCCTTGATCCGGCCCATCCGTTCCCGCAGGTGCTGAACAAGAGCCTGAACTTCATTATCGAGCTGTCCGGCAAGGACGCCTTCGGCCGCGGCACGGCGATCGCCATCGTCAAGGCGCCGCGGGTTCTGCCGCGCGTGATTCGCCTGCCCGACGGCCTGTCGGACAAGAAAGGCGTGTCGTTTTGCCTGCTGTCCTCGGTGATCCATGCGCATATTGCGGAATTGTTTACCGGCCGCGAAATCACCGCCTATTCCCAGTTCCGCGTCACGCGCAACAGCGACCTGTGGGTCGACGAAGAAGAAGTCAAGAACTTGCGCCAAGCCCTGCAGACTGAATTGCAGAGCCGCCAGTTCGGCGTCGGCGTGCGTCTCGAAGTCGCCAACAACTGTCCCGAACACCTCGCGCAATTCCTGCTCGAGCAGTTCTCGATCGAACGCAACCGCCTGTATGCCGTCAAGGGACCGGTGAACCTGGTGCGCCTATCGGAACTGGTCGACCTCGTGTCGGAGCCGGCGCTGCGCTTCCCGCCGTTTGCGCAGACGCTGCCGCCGCACCTGCAGAACGAAAACATCTTCGCCGTGCTGAAGAAGCGCGACGTGCTGCTGCATCATCCGTTCCAGTCGTTCCAGCCGGTGGTGGATTTCATCCGCACCGCGGCGCAAGATCCCAGCGTGATGGCGATCAAGCAAACCATTTACCGCACCGGCATGAACTCCGACCTGATGGAAGCGCTCATCCACGCCGCCCAGCGCGGCAAGGAAGTCACCGTCATCGTGGAACTGATGGCGCGCTTCGACGAGGAAGCCAACATCAACTGGGCGGTCAAGCTGGAACAGGCCGGCGCGCAAGTCGTCTACGGCGTGGTCGGCCTCAAGACCCACGCCAAGATTGCGCTGGTGATCCGCCGCGAAGACAATGCCCTGCACTTCTACGCTCACCTCGGCACCGGTAATTACCACCCGACCACGACCAAGTTCTATACCGACTTCGGCCTGCTGACCTCGCACCGCGAACTGACCGCCGAAGTCAACGAAGTGTTCATCCACCTGACCACGCTGACCAAGCCGCGCACCCTGAGTTATCTGTGGCTGGCACCGTTCTCGCTGCAGAAGGAAATTATCCGCGCCATCCGCAACGAAGCGCAGATCGCCCGGGAAGGCCGGCCGGCGCGCATCATCGCCAAGATGAACGCCTTGCTGGACGAGTCGGTGATCCGTGCGCTGTATGCGGCCTCGGCCGACGGCGTCAAGATCGACCTGATCGTGCGCGGCGCCTGCGCGCTGCGTCCGGGCGTGGCCGGTCTGTCTGAAAACATCCGCGTGCGCTCGGTGATCGGCCGCTACCTGGAACACTCGCGCATCTATTATTTCCGCAACGACCTGGCGCACGACGTCTATCTGTCGAGCGCCGACTGGATGAACCGCAACCTGTTCCGCCGCATCGAAGTGGCGTTCCCGATTCTGGACAAGTCGCTCAAGAAACGCATCATCACGGAAGGCCTCGATCCCTACCTGAAGGACAATACCAACGCCTGGCACCTGAACTGCGACGGCGTCTATGTACAGAAGAAACCACGGACGCGCCAGGCTGCATTCAGCGCGCAAGCTCACCTGATGCACACACTCGGCATTGCCGTGCCAGGCGAGGAATGA
- the pstS gene encoding phosphate ABC transporter substrate-binding protein PstS has protein sequence MGFNHILKSVAVAVCGTVAFSAAVHAAEITGAGASFPYPIYAKWAESYKAATGNSLNYQSIGSGGGIKQIKAKTVDFGASDAPLSQADLEADGLTQFPAVVGGVVPVINLEGTTPGQVKLSGQVLGDIYAGKITKWNAPEIAALNAGVKLPAEDITVVYRSDGSGTSFVFTSYLSKANADFKSKIGAGTAVKWPVGVGGKGNEGVAANVQKVKGAIGYVEYAYVKKNKLNYTQLKNKDGAFVSPDDATFKSATAAADWAKTPGFAVDFTDAAGKNSWPISSATFILLHKAQAADGAKGKEVLKFFDWAYKNGGAAAADLDYVPLPASVTKLVEDSWKANIKDSSGKAIW, from the coding sequence ATGGGGTTCAATCACATTCTTAAATCTGTTGCAGTGGCAGTGTGCGGCACGGTCGCATTTTCCGCCGCAGTGCATGCAGCAGAAATCACCGGCGCAGGCGCATCGTTCCCATACCCGATCTACGCCAAGTGGGCGGAGTCGTACAAGGCGGCCACCGGCAACAGCCTGAACTACCAATCCATCGGCTCCGGCGGCGGCATCAAGCAAATCAAGGCCAAGACCGTTGACTTCGGCGCATCCGATGCACCGCTGTCGCAAGCCGATTTGGAAGCTGACGGCCTGACGCAATTCCCGGCAGTGGTCGGCGGCGTGGTTCCGGTCATCAACCTGGAAGGTACGACACCAGGCCAGGTCAAGCTGTCCGGTCAAGTGCTGGGCGACATCTACGCCGGCAAGATCACCAAGTGGAATGCTCCTGAAATCGCTGCCCTGAACGCAGGCGTCAAGCTGCCGGCAGAAGACATCACCGTTGTGTACCGTTCCGACGGTTCGGGCACATCGTTCGTGTTCACCAGCTACCTGTCGAAGGCCAATGCCGACTTCAAGTCGAAAATCGGCGCAGGCACTGCAGTGAAGTGGCCGGTTGGCGTGGGCGGCAAGGGTAACGAAGGCGTCGCCGCCAACGTGCAAAAGGTCAAGGGTGCAATCGGCTACGTCGAATACGCTTACGTGAAGAAGAACAAGCTGAACTACACCCAGCTGAAGAACAAGGACGGCGCTTTCGTGTCGCCTGACGACGCGACTTTCAAGTCGGCTACCGCCGCTGCCGACTGGGCCAAGACTCCAGGGTTCGCAGTTGACTTCACCGATGCAGCCGGCAAGAACAGCTGGCCGATCAGCAGCGCGACTTTCATCCTGTTGCACAAGGCGCAAGCTGCCGACGGCGCCAAGGGCAAGGAAGTCCTGAAGTTCTTCGACTGGGCATACAAGAACGGCGGCGCAGCTGCAGCCGATCTGGACTACGTGCCGCTGCCTGCCTCGGTCACCAAGCTGGTTGAAGATTCCTGGAAAGCCAATATCAAGGACAGCTCCGGCAAGGCCATCTGGTAA
- a CDS encoding response regulator, giving the protein MTTILIVEDEPSIAELIAFTLKEAGWSSFVVSNTAAAWEFVQRRAPQLVLLDWMLPDRSGLHLLSRIRGDRQLQQLSVIMLTAKSMEEDKIAGLDNGADDYITKPFSPRELTARIKALLRRKSPEFAQEEMLVGPVTLDPASCSVALNGDKIDIGHAEYKLLKFFMAHPDRVFSRSQLLDRVWGDHVVIEERTVDVHVLRLRKALREAEHLIKTVRSVGYMLSAK; this is encoded by the coding sequence ATGACCACCATCCTGATCGTTGAAGACGAACCGTCGATTGCCGAACTGATAGCCTTCACGCTCAAGGAGGCGGGCTGGTCCAGCTTCGTCGTGTCCAATACTGCGGCGGCCTGGGAGTTCGTGCAGCGCCGCGCGCCGCAATTGGTGTTGCTGGACTGGATGCTGCCGGACCGCAGCGGCCTGCACCTGCTGTCGCGCATCCGCGGCGACCGCCAGTTGCAGCAGCTGTCGGTGATCATGCTGACCGCCAAGAGCATGGAAGAGGACAAGATCGCCGGCCTCGACAACGGCGCCGATGACTACATCACCAAGCCGTTTTCGCCGCGCGAGCTGACTGCGCGCATCAAAGCCTTGCTGCGCCGCAAGAGTCCCGAATTTGCGCAGGAAGAAATGCTCGTCGGTCCAGTCACGCTGGATCCGGCCAGTTGTTCGGTCGCCCTGAACGGCGACAAGATTGATATCGGCCATGCCGAATACAAGCTGCTGAAGTTCTTCATGGCGCATCCGGACCGCGTGTTTTCGCGCAGCCAGTTGCTGGATCGCGTCTGGGGCGACCATGTCGTCATCGAAGAGCGCACCGTCGACGTCCACGTCCTGCGCCTGCGCAAGGCCTTGCGCGAAGCCGAGCACCTGATCAAGACGGTGCGCAGCGTCGGTTACATGCTGTCGGCAAAATAA
- the pstC gene encoding phosphate ABC transporter permease subunit PstC yields the protein MQQAQHAHAALLATMRKQRIQDFLFHKVTLIFALSVLVMLGGIIVSLFIGAWPAFHEFGPGFITRVEWDPVNDQYGAAIAIVGTLTTSLIALLIAFPVSFGIALFLTEICPSRLRRPLGTAVELLAGVPSIIYGMWGLFVFAPLFAEYVQPALKATLGQLPVIGALFQGPTMGIGILTAGLILSVMIIPFIASVMRDVFEVVPAVLKESAYGLGCTRWEVVRKVVLPYTKTGVVGGVMLGLGRALGETMAVTFVIGNSHRLSWSLFAAGNSIASTLANEIAEASSKLHVSSLFALGLILFVITFIVLAVAKVMLMGMTRKEGAK from the coding sequence ATGCAACAAGCTCAGCACGCGCACGCAGCGCTGTTGGCGACCATGCGCAAGCAGCGCATTCAAGATTTCCTCTTTCATAAAGTCACGCTGATCTTCGCCTTGTCGGTACTGGTGATGCTCGGCGGGATTATTGTTTCCCTCTTCATCGGCGCCTGGCCGGCCTTCCATGAGTTTGGCCCGGGCTTCATCACGCGCGTGGAGTGGGATCCGGTCAATGACCAGTACGGCGCCGCGATCGCCATCGTCGGCACGCTGACGACGTCGCTGATCGCGCTGCTGATCGCGTTCCCGGTCAGCTTCGGCATTGCCCTGTTCCTCACCGAAATCTGCCCGAGCCGCCTGCGCCGTCCTCTCGGCACGGCAGTCGAACTGCTGGCCGGTGTGCCCAGCATCATCTACGGCATGTGGGGCCTGTTCGTGTTTGCGCCATTGTTCGCCGAATACGTCCAGCCGGCCCTGAAAGCCACCCTCGGCCAACTGCCTGTGATCGGCGCCTTGTTCCAGGGCCCGACCATGGGTATCGGCATCCTGACCGCCGGCCTGATCCTGTCGGTCATGATCATCCCGTTCATCGCCTCGGTGATGCGCGACGTGTTCGAAGTGGTGCCGGCCGTGCTGAAGGAATCCGCTTACGGCCTCGGCTGTACGCGTTGGGAAGTGGTGCGCAAGGTGGTGCTGCCGTACACCAAGACCGGTGTGGTCGGCGGCGTCATGCTGGGCTTGGGTCGCGCCCTCGGCGAAACCATGGCGGTCACCTTCGTGATCGGCAATTCCCACCGTCTTTCGTGGTCGCTGTTCGCCGCCGGCAACAGTATCGCTTCCACGCTCGCCAATGAAATCGCGGAAGCGTCGTCCAAGCTGCACGTGTCGTCGCTGTTCGCCCTCGGTCTGATCCTGTTCGTGATCACCTTCATCGTGCTGGCCGTGGCGAAGGTCATGTTGATGGGTATGACACGCAAGGAAGGTGCAAAATAA
- the pstA gene encoding phosphate ABC transporter permease PstA, with protein sequence MNQQVTPQAGAKDVAVPLNSPLNPVYRRRLLQHRVGMLFSFLAMAAGLAVLAWILLTLVIKGFGALNFGMLTQNTPSPGGDGGGLLNPIIGSLLMVGLGTVISTPIGILAGIYLAEYGEESKLAQVTRFVTDIMLSAPSIVIGLFVYAIYVANVGHFSGWAGTFAISLIAIPVVVRTTDNMLKLVPSSLREAAFSLGAPRWKVAMMVRLRAVKAGVVTGVLLAVARISGETAPLLFTALNNQFFSTNMNQPIANLPVVINQFAMSPYDNWVALAWGGALLITFSVLALNILSRTMFSQRVPG encoded by the coding sequence ATGAACCAACAAGTCACTCCGCAAGCCGGTGCGAAGGATGTCGCCGTGCCGCTGAACTCGCCGCTGAACCCGGTCTATCGCCGTCGCCTGCTGCAGCATCGCGTCGGCATGCTGTTCTCGTTCCTGGCGATGGCGGCCGGCCTGGCCGTGCTGGCCTGGATCCTGCTGACGCTGGTGATCAAGGGCTTCGGCGCACTCAACTTCGGCATGCTCACGCAAAACACGCCTTCGCCCGGCGGCGACGGCGGCGGCCTGCTTAATCCGATCATCGGCAGCTTGCTGATGGTGGGCCTGGGCACTGTGATCAGCACGCCGATCGGCATCCTGGCCGGCATCTACCTGGCTGAATACGGCGAAGAGAGCAAGCTGGCGCAGGTCACGCGTTTCGTCACCGACATCATGCTGTCGGCGCCGTCCATCGTCATCGGTCTGTTCGTCTACGCGATCTACGTCGCCAATGTCGGCCACTTCTCCGGCTGGGCCGGCACCTTCGCGATTTCGCTGATTGCGATCCCGGTGGTGGTGCGTACGACCGACAACATGCTGAAGCTGGTGCCGAGCAGCCTGCGCGAAGCCGCCTTCTCGCTCGGCGCGCCGCGCTGGAAAGTAGCGATGATGGTGCGCCTGCGCGCCGTCAAGGCCGGCGTCGTGACCGGCGTGTTGCTGGCAGTGGCGCGCATCTCCGGCGAAACCGCTCCGTTGCTGTTCACCGCGCTCAACAACCAGTTCTTCAGCACCAACATGAACCAGCCGATCGCCAACCTGCCGGTGGTGATCAACCAGTTCGCCATGAGTCCCTACGACAACTGGGTAGCACTTGCATGGGGTGGCGCCTTGCTGATCACCTTCAGTGTGCTCGCGCTGAATATCCTGTCCCGCACCATGTTCAGCCAACGCGTCCCCGGTTGA
- the phoR gene encoding phosphate regulon sensor histidine kinase PhoR, translating into MSPQLLFWVPAALRFLICLIGVCVVWFFFGATAGLIVALGGMGALAFTQLHYLFRLGSWLDNPSHAKLPDGWGAWTDIFARLYRMRRDDEKNQIELAEWLARFRQAMSLLPDGVVIMDDVLFLEWCNPAAQRHLGLQLERDKGMRVTNLIRNPAFIDYIILGRYEQPLVLSVQERKLIVQIIPFENRRQILVTHDATESERIDMMRRDFIANASHELRTPLTVINGFLEIALAQPNLDAEVRTAHLKLMTEQGQRMQNLIGDMLTLTRLESVDYPLRSERVHVRPLLEGILEEAKALSAGKHQITLDADGPDLQGNVDELRSAFSNLVSNAVRYTPQDGTIKLYWERKPDGGAQFVVRDNGIGISQEHISRLTERFYRVDKSRSRETQGTGLGLAIVRHVLLRHRATLGVESVPDKGSTFTVSFPANVLIEEFVPVESA; encoded by the coding sequence ATGAGTCCACAACTGCTGTTTTGGGTTCCGGCGGCCTTGCGCTTCCTGATCTGCCTGATTGGCGTCTGCGTCGTCTGGTTTTTCTTCGGTGCAACCGCCGGGCTGATCGTCGCCTTGGGCGGCATGGGCGCGCTGGCGTTTACCCAATTGCACTATCTGTTCCGCCTCGGCAGCTGGCTCGACAATCCCAGCCACGCCAAGTTGCCGGACGGGTGGGGCGCCTGGACCGACATTTTTGCGCGCTTGTACCGCATGCGCCGCGACGATGAAAAGAACCAGATCGAGCTGGCCGAATGGCTGGCGCGTTTCCGCCAGGCCATGAGCCTGCTGCCGGACGGCGTGGTGATCATGGACGACGTGCTGTTCCTCGAATGGTGCAATCCGGCGGCGCAACGGCACCTGGGTTTGCAACTCGAGCGCGACAAGGGCATGCGCGTCACCAACCTGATCCGCAATCCCGCCTTCATCGACTACATCATCCTCGGCCGTTATGAGCAGCCGCTGGTGCTGAGCGTGCAGGAGCGCAAGCTGATCGTCCAGATCATTCCGTTCGAGAACCGCCGCCAGATCCTGGTCACGCACGACGCCACCGAATCGGAGCGGATCGACATGATGCGCCGCGACTTCATCGCCAATGCATCGCATGAGCTGCGCACGCCGCTGACGGTCATCAACGGCTTCCTCGAGATCGCGCTGGCGCAGCCGAACCTCGACGCTGAAGTCCGCACCGCGCATCTCAAGCTCATGACCGAGCAGGGGCAGCGCATGCAGAACCTGATCGGCGACATGCTTACGCTGACGCGGCTGGAGTCGGTCGACTACCCGCTGCGTTCGGAACGCGTGCATGTGCGGCCGTTGCTGGAAGGCATCCTGGAAGAGGCCAAGGCGCTGTCGGCCGGCAAGCACCAGATCACGCTGGACGCCGACGGCCCCGATCTTCAGGGCAACGTCGACGAACTGCGCAGCGCCTTCAGCAACCTGGTCTCGAACGCCGTGCGCTACACGCCGCAAGACGGCACCATCAAGTTGTACTGGGAGCGCAAGCCGGACGGCGGCGCGCAATTCGTGGTGCGGGACAACGGCATCGGCATCAGCCAGGAACATATCTCGCGCCTGACCGAGCGCTTCTACCGCGTCGACAAGAGCCGCTCGCGCGAAACGCAAGGCACCGGCCTGGGTCTCGCTATCGTGCGCCACGTGCTGCTGCGCCACCGCGCCACCCTGGGCGTGGAATCGGTGCCGGACAAGGGCAGCACCTTCACGGTGAGCTTCCCGGCGAATGTACTGATAGAGGAATTCGTGCCGGTGGAGAGCGCCTGA
- the phoU gene encoding phosphate signaling complex protein PhoU codes for MTGDHSSKQYDADLETIRSNVLAMGGMVERQFQDAIAAFRSGNLELAARVMKDDEAVNRLEVELDDACSHLIVRRQPTANDLRTVMATIKIITDLERVGDEATKIARNAIHLHKRGIGPINHYETVRVIAEEASEMLRSALDSFARLDTDQATALIAQDASIDHGFRSITRSLATFMMEDPRTISASIDTLWVAKAIERIGDHAKNIGEYVIYVVGGKDIRHTDFGAAKILEAEED; via the coding sequence ATGACAGGCGATCACTCTTCCAAGCAATACGATGCTGATCTGGAAACCATTCGTTCCAACGTGCTGGCCATGGGCGGCATGGTGGAGCGCCAGTTCCAGGATGCGATCGCGGCTTTCCGCAGCGGCAATCTGGAGTTGGCCGCGCGCGTGATGAAGGACGACGAGGCGGTCAATCGCCTGGAAGTCGAACTGGATGATGCCTGCAGCCACCTGATCGTGCGTCGCCAGCCGACCGCCAACGATCTGCGCACCGTGATGGCGACCATCAAGATCATCACCGATCTGGAACGCGTCGGCGATGAAGCCACCAAGATCGCACGCAATGCGATCCACCTGCACAAGCGCGGCATCGGCCCGATCAATCACTACGAAACCGTGCGCGTCATCGCCGAAGAAGCGTCGGAAATGCTGCGCAGCGCGCTCGATTCGTTCGCCCGTCTCGATACCGACCAGGCGACCGCGCTGATCGCGCAGGACGCCAGCATCGACCACGGCTTCCGTTCGATCACGCGCAGCCTGGCAACCTTCATGATGGAAGATCCGCGCACCATCTCGGCATCGATCGACACGCTGTGGGTGGCCAAGGCCATTGAGCGTATCGGCGACCACGCCAAGAACATCGGCGAATACGTGATCTACGTCGTCGGCGGCAAGGACATTCGTCACACCGACTTCGGTGCGGCCAAGATCCTTGAAGCCGAAGAAGACTGA